Proteins found in one Fusarium oxysporum Fo47 chromosome V, complete sequence genomic segment:
- a CDS encoding pectin lyase fold/virulence factor, whose protein sequence is MRHSFISALIAVGSAVQAAAQLNGKVGPLTTPSAKAAIKTCNIVDYGAKADAKTDNGPAIQKAWNDCRTSGGEVYVPEGDYGLGTWVTLTSSKPMSFRLDGIIYRIGTDGGNMFMFKHLEDFEFYSSTSKGAIQGYGYEFHKKDEYGPRILRFADVKSFSIHDVALVDSPAFHFSIDTCSDGEVYNMAIHGGNRGGLDGIDVWGTNIHIHDVEVSNKDECVTVKNPSDHLLIENIFCNWSGGCAMGSLATDTDIHDIEYNNIYTQRSNQMYMVKSYGGSGTVNNVALKNFAGHSNAYTLDLDAQWSSMKPIAGDGILYTNMTFSGWSGTCADGHQRGPIKFNCPADVPCTDMQVDDFTVGSNKGDTVEHVCKNAYGSGACLKKGDGGAYTTTQTVDAASAATPTMDGEIENGLGLTVSIAIPTIRPSFFPGVAAISPRMADASKAQATARVETSVPTEAETAADTSAVADVTAPINTSAASSTSAAVNAPNSLLPEEHSTLETAVKASKTAKAAAVTSTVLPKIPSCKAKRRRSI, encoded by the exons ATGCGTCACTCGTTTATTTCGGCATTGATTGCCGTTGGTTCCGCCGTCCAGGCTGCCGCGCAGCTGAACGGAAAGGTCGGACCTCTCACTACTCCTTCAGCCAAGGCTGCGATCAAGACTTGCAACATTGTCGACTACGGTGCGAAGGCAGATGCCAAAACTGATAATGGTCCGGCGATTCAGAAGGCTTGGAATGATTGCAGAACCAGTGGTGGTGAAGTCTACGTCCCAGAGGGCGACTACGGTCTGGGTACCTGGGTGACATTGACTTCTTCGAAGCCCATGTCATTTCGTCTTGATGGAATTATTTACCGCATTGG CACCGATGGAGGCAATATGTTCATGTTCAAGCACCTGGAGGACTTTGAGTTCTACAGCAGCACTTCCAAGGGAGCTATCCAAGGTTATGGATATGAGTTTCACAAGA AGGACGAATATGGCCCCCGTATCCTTCGGTTCGCCGATGTCAAGAGCTTCTCTATCCATGACGTTGCTCTGGTCGACT CGCCCGCATTCCACTTCTCTATAGATACCTGCTCCGATGGCGAAGTTTACAACATGGCCATTCACGGAGGTAATCGAGGTGGTCTCGATGGTATCGACGTCTGGGGAACCAACATCCA TATCCACGATGTTGAAGTCAGCAACAAAGACGAGTGCGTCACTGTCAAGAACCCCTCTGACCACCTCTTGATCGAGAACATCTTCTGCAACTGGTCTGGAGGTTGTGCCATGGGCTCCCTGGCCACCGACACTG ATATTCACGATATCGAGTACAACAACATCTACACCCAGCGTTCTAACCAGATGTACATGGTCAAGTCCTATGGCGGCAGCGGCACCGTCAACAACGTTGCTCTCAAGAACTTCGCTGGCCACTCCAACGCCTACACCCTCGACCTCGATGCCCAGTGGAGCTCCATGAAGCCCATCGCCGGCGACGGTATTCTCTACACCAACATGACCTTCTCCGGCTGGTCCGGAACCTGCGCCGATGGCCATCAGAGAGGACCCATCAAGTTCAACTGCCCCGCTGATGTTCCCTGCACTGACATGCAGGTCGATGACTTCACTGTTGGAAGCAACAAGGGCGATACCGTCGAGCACGTGTGCAAGAACGCTTATGGTTCTGGAGCTTGTCTCAAGAAGGGCGATGGCGGTGCTTACACGACAACGCAGACTGTCGACGCTGCCAGCGCTGCCACTCCGACCATGGatggagagattgagaatgGTCTTGGTCTTACTGTTTCCATTGCGATTCCTACCATCCGACCTTCCTTCTTTCCTGGTGTCGCTGCCATCAGCCCTCGCATGGCCGACGCCTCCAAGGCTCAAGCTACCGCTCGTGTAGAGACTTCCGTCCccactgaggctgagacCGCCGCTGACACTTCTGCTGTAGCTGATGTAACTGCTCCCATCAACACTTCTGCTGCCTCTAGCACCTCTGCTGCTGTCA ACGCTCCCAACAGTCTCCTCCCCGAGGAACACTCAACTCTTGAGACTGCTGTAAAGGCTTCCAAAACTGCAAAGGCCGCTGCTGTAACTTCGACTGTGCTGCCAAAGATTCCCTCTTGCAAGGCAAAGAGACGCCGAAGTATTTAA